From Corynebacterium frankenforstense DSM 45800, the proteins below share one genomic window:
- the hisN gene encoding histidinol-phosphatase: MSSYADDLALALELADLADGITLERFEAADLSVKSKPDMTPVSDADLACEEALRERLTEARPADALLGEEFGGTPEMTGRQWVIDPIDGTKNYVRGVPVWATLIALLEDGEPVVGVVSAPALVRRWYASAGSGAWRSVNAGSPKRLAVSGVESLTDASLSFSSLSGWHERGLREKFVALTDEVWRLRGYGDFFSYCLVAEGAVDLAAEPEVSLWDLAALSVVVTEAGGTFTALDGTAGPHGGDALASNGLLHRDALDALGTAS; encoded by the coding sequence ATGAGCAGTTACGCAGACGATCTCGCCCTGGCCCTCGAGCTTGCGGACCTGGCCGACGGCATCACCCTGGAGCGGTTCGAGGCCGCGGACCTGTCGGTGAAGTCCAAGCCCGACATGACCCCGGTCTCCGACGCCGACCTGGCCTGCGAGGAGGCGCTGCGCGAGCGGCTGACCGAGGCGCGGCCGGCCGACGCGCTGCTCGGCGAGGAGTTCGGCGGCACCCCGGAGATGACCGGCCGCCAGTGGGTGATCGACCCGATCGACGGCACGAAGAACTACGTGCGCGGCGTGCCCGTGTGGGCCACGCTCATCGCGCTGCTCGAGGACGGCGAGCCGGTCGTCGGCGTCGTCTCCGCCCCCGCGCTGGTGCGCCGCTGGTACGCCTCGGCCGGCTCCGGCGCGTGGCGCAGCGTCAACGCTGGCTCCCCGAAGCGCCTTGCGGTCTCGGGCGTCGAGTCGCTGACGGACGCCTCTCTTTCATTCTCCTCGCTCAGCGGCTGGCACGAGCGCGGCCTGCGCGAGAAGTTCGTCGCGCTGACCGACGAGGTCTGGCGCCTGCGCGGCTACGGCGACTTCTTCAGCTACTGCCTGGTCGCCGAGGGCGCGGTCGACCTCGCCGCCGAGCCGGAGGTCTCCCTGTGGGACCTCGCCGCGCTCAGCGTCGTGGTCACCGAGGCCGGCGGCACCTTCACCGCCCTCGACGGCACCGCCGGTCCGCACGGCGGCGACGCGCTGGCCTCCAACGGCCTGCTGCACCGCGACGCGCTCGACGCCCTGGGCACGGCTAGCTAG
- a CDS encoding MFS transporter, with protein MKTAWVFWDFGSAAFNAVLVTFIFSVYLTDSVGTQIDAGQTPSFYYSIALAVAGAAIALVAPVMGQRADAHGTRRRSLVVWTLVTIALMACLFLVRNDAPVWFWVGITVMAVASITFEFAEVNYFAMLNQIATRATVGRISGIGWALGYVGGIVVLLVCFVLFVSGEGGVFGLPTDGGLNIRLVALFAAAWFLASAVPLFLLAPKAPATGERLSWAGSYRKLWTTLKRLWGHERNTAYFFIASAVFRDGLAGVFTYGAILAVAVYGLSSGDVLIFGVAANVVAAAGAAAGGWLDDRVGPKPVIMGSLLAMIVVAAVLLIGDGPTVFWIFGLLLCLFVGPAQSSSRAFLARLTDERHSGEIFGLYATTGRAVSWLAPLMFMVFTAIGGDRLGIVGIAVVLAAGALLLVPVKQPTPHREPQPAGV; from the coding sequence ATGAAAACCGCGTGGGTGTTCTGGGACTTCGGCTCGGCCGCGTTCAACGCGGTGCTGGTGACCTTCATCTTCTCGGTCTACCTGACCGACTCGGTGGGCACCCAGATCGACGCCGGGCAGACCCCGTCGTTCTACTACAGCATCGCCCTGGCCGTCGCCGGCGCGGCGATCGCGCTCGTGGCCCCGGTGATGGGCCAGCGTGCCGACGCCCACGGCACCCGCCGCCGCTCCCTGGTGGTCTGGACGCTGGTCACCATCGCCCTCATGGCCTGCCTCTTTTTGGTGCGCAACGACGCCCCGGTGTGGTTCTGGGTGGGCATCACCGTCATGGCGGTCGCCTCGATCACCTTCGAGTTCGCCGAGGTCAACTACTTCGCGATGCTCAACCAGATCGCCACCCGCGCCACCGTCGGCCGCATCTCGGGCATCGGCTGGGCACTCGGCTACGTCGGCGGGATCGTGGTGCTGCTGGTGTGCTTCGTGCTCTTCGTCTCCGGCGAGGGCGGGGTCTTCGGCCTGCCCACCGACGGCGGGCTGAACATCCGCCTGGTCGCGCTCTTCGCCGCGGCCTGGTTCCTCGCCTCCGCAGTCCCGCTGTTCCTCCTCGCCCCGAAGGCCCCGGCCACCGGCGAGAGGCTGAGCTGGGCGGGCTCCTACCGCAAGCTGTGGACGACGCTGAAGCGGCTGTGGGGCCACGAGCGCAACACCGCGTACTTCTTCATCGCCTCCGCGGTCTTCCGCGACGGCCTGGCGGGCGTGTTCACCTACGGCGCGATCCTCGCCGTCGCCGTCTACGGGCTCTCCTCCGGTGACGTGCTGATCTTCGGGGTGGCCGCCAACGTCGTGGCCGCCGCGGGCGCGGCCGCCGGCGGCTGGCTCGACGACCGGGTGGGCCCGAAGCCGGTGATCATGGGCTCGCTGCTGGCGATGATCGTCGTCGCCGCCGTGCTGCTGATCGGTGACGGCCCGACGGTCTTCTGGATCTTCGGGCTGCTGCTGTGCCTCTTCGTCGGCCCGGCGCAGTCCTCGTCGCGCGCGTTCCTGGCCAGGCTCACCGATGAGCGGCACTCCGGCGAGATCTTCGGTCTCTATGCCACGACGGGGCGTGCGGTCAGTTGGCTGGCGCCGCTGATGTTCATGGTCTTCACCGCCATCGGCGGCGACCGTCTCGGCATCGTGGGCATCGCCGTGGTGCTCGCCGCCGGCGCGCTGCTGCTCGTCCCGGTCAAGCAACCGACCCCGCACCGGGAGCCGCAGCCGGCCGGCGTCTGA
- the prfB gene encoding peptide chain release factor 2, with protein MRPDTSQALQDLESRMTTIEKVMDPEELSSRERELEAQAADPSLWDDPDHAQQVTSELSSVQAKLRRLRELRSRLEDLPVMYELAEEEGEGTEPADEELAQVADAVDSLEVKTMLSGQYDEREALINIRSGAGGVDAADWAEMLMRMYTRWAESHGHKVDVYDISYAEEAGIKSTTFVIHGEYMYGHLSVEQGAHRLVRISPFDNQGRRQTSFAEVEVLPVVEQTDHIDVPDSEVRVDVYRSSGPGGQSVNTTDSAVRLTHIPTGLVVSCQNEKSQIQNKASAMRVLQAKLLERKRQEERAELDALGAGGNASWGNQMRSYVLHPYQMVKDLRTNYEVGDPQKVLDGDIDGFLDAGIRWRMAEQQAADEN; from the coding sequence ATGCGACCGGATACCTCACAAGCCCTGCAGGACCTCGAGTCCCGCATGACCACCATCGAGAAGGTCATGGACCCCGAGGAGCTGTCCTCCCGGGAACGCGAGCTCGAGGCCCAGGCCGCCGACCCGAGCCTGTGGGACGACCCGGACCACGCCCAGCAGGTCACCTCGGAGCTCTCGAGCGTGCAGGCCAAGTTGCGCCGGCTGCGCGAGCTGCGCTCCCGGTTGGAGGACCTGCCGGTGATGTACGAGCTCGCCGAGGAGGAGGGCGAGGGCACCGAGCCGGCCGACGAGGAGCTGGCCCAGGTCGCCGACGCCGTCGACTCCCTCGAGGTCAAGACGATGCTGTCGGGCCAGTACGACGAGCGCGAGGCCCTGATCAACATCCGCTCCGGCGCCGGCGGCGTCGACGCGGCGGACTGGGCCGAGATGCTGATGCGCATGTACACCCGCTGGGCGGAGTCGCACGGCCACAAGGTCGACGTCTATGACATCTCCTACGCGGAGGAGGCCGGCATCAAGTCGACGACCTTCGTCATCCACGGCGAGTACATGTACGGTCACCTCTCCGTCGAGCAGGGCGCGCACCGCCTGGTGCGCATCAGCCCCTTCGACAACCAGGGCCGCCGCCAGACCTCCTTCGCCGAGGTCGAGGTGCTGCCCGTCGTCGAGCAGACCGACCACATCGACGTGCCGGACTCCGAGGTCCGCGTGGACGTCTACCGCTCCTCGGGCCCGGGCGGCCAGTCGGTCAACACCACCGACTCGGCGGTGCGCCTGACCCACATCCCGACCGGCCTGGTGGTCAGCTGCCAGAACGAGAAGTCGCAGATCCAGAACAAGGCCTCCGCCATGCGCGTGCTGCAGGCCAAGCTGCTCGAGCGCAAGCGTCAGGAGGAGCGCGCCGAGCTCGACGCCCTGGGCGCCGGCGGCAACGCCTCCTGGGGCAACCAGATGCGCTCCTACGTGTTGCACCCGTACCAGATGGTCAAGGACCTGCGCACCAACTACGAGGTCGGCGACCCGCAGAAGGTGCTCGACGGCGACATCGACGGCTTCCTGGACGCCGGCATCCGCTGGCGCATGGCCGAGCAGCAGGCCGCCGACGAGAACTGA
- a CDS encoding asparaginase domain-containing protein, which produces MTGTHSATPPGPGGRRVVVLTTGGTIACTHDAAGALVPTVSGPQLVASVRERVPAGVTLDVRQVAELDSSSMTLAETDAVLAAVAEALAGDAAGVVVTHGTDSMEETAVAVDAFLADARPVVLTGAMRPFDDPDPDGPANLADAVTAAADPANRSRGAFISFGGELIAARGAYKRHTEAAAGFATNAPAGAPRPAALAPAPLAGVDVRTVAAYPGAPRVLIDAAVADGARGVVVEGMGAGNVGTDLAAGITDAVGRGVAVVLTTRVPAGPVAGVYGGAGGAATLFAAGVLSSGFFRAGQARILLAVALATGTDPAVLLAP; this is translated from the coding sequence ATGACCGGGACACATTCCGCGACCCCGCCCGGCCCGGGCGGACGCCGCGTGGTCGTGCTGACCACCGGCGGGACCATCGCCTGCACCCACGACGCCGCCGGAGCCCTCGTGCCCACCGTCTCCGGGCCCCAGCTCGTCGCGTCGGTGCGCGAGCGCGTGCCCGCCGGCGTCACACTCGACGTGCGCCAGGTCGCCGAGCTCGACTCCTCGTCGATGACGCTGGCCGAGACCGACGCGGTGCTCGCCGCCGTGGCCGAGGCCCTGGCCGGGGACGCCGCCGGGGTGGTGGTCACCCACGGCACCGACTCGATGGAGGAGACCGCCGTGGCCGTCGACGCCTTCCTCGCCGACGCCCGCCCGGTCGTCCTCACCGGCGCGATGCGCCCCTTCGACGACCCGGACCCGGACGGGCCGGCCAACCTGGCCGATGCCGTCACGGCCGCCGCCGATCCGGCCAACCGCTCGCGCGGGGCGTTCATCAGCTTCGGCGGCGAGCTGATCGCGGCCCGCGGCGCATACAAGCGCCACACCGAGGCCGCCGCCGGCTTCGCCACCAACGCCCCGGCCGGTGCGCCCCGACCCGCGGCCCTCGCGCCGGCCCCGCTCGCCGGTGTCGACGTGCGCACCGTCGCCGCCTACCCCGGCGCCCCGCGTGTCCTCATCGACGCCGCCGTGGCCGACGGCGCCCGCGGCGTCGTGGTCGAGGGCATGGGCGCCGGCAACGTCGGCACGGATCTGGCCGCCGGCATCACGGACGCGGTCGGGCGCGGCGTGGCCGTCGTGCTGACCACCCGCGTGCCCGCCGGCCCGGTCGCTGGCGTCTACGGCGGCGCCGGGGGAGCGGCCACGCTCTTCGCCGCCGGGGTGCTCTCCTCCGGGTTCTTCCGCGCAGGTCAGGCCCGCATCCTGCTCGCGGTGGCGCTGGCCACCGGCACGGACCCGGCGGTGCTGCTGGCCCCGTAG
- a CDS encoding inositol monophosphatase family protein, which yields MSEMVDALVSTFAVAHDGDSDGRLAQTLVFNAGRLAWRMREQGVTTERKTSVSDVVTDADRAAERLVSGVLAKLRPEDGVLGEEGASRTGTSGRTWVIDPVDGTYNFTSGSDYYCSALALVEGPADEPERLILGAVHRPAMGYTWFGGPDTAPVRDGKPLARLEERPLAELSLATYIHPTWLADAAVRDVWLSVAGAPATLRMLGAGSVDLAGVAEGRVGAWLQHSVPAWDWLPGKALVEGVGGAARQVEAGGVVWSVAGNRRVVDEIEELLRGAR from the coding sequence ATGTCCGAGATGGTCGACGCCCTGGTCTCGACCTTCGCCGTCGCCCACGACGGCGACTCCGACGGGCGCCTGGCCCAGACCCTGGTCTTCAATGCGGGACGCCTGGCCTGGCGCATGCGCGAGCAGGGCGTGACCACCGAGCGAAAGACCTCGGTCTCCGACGTGGTCACCGACGCCGACCGGGCCGCCGAGCGCCTGGTCTCCGGCGTACTGGCGAAGCTGCGCCCCGAAGACGGCGTGCTCGGCGAGGAGGGCGCCAGCCGCACGGGCACCAGCGGGCGGACCTGGGTGATCGACCCGGTCGACGGCACCTACAACTTCACCTCCGGATCGGACTACTACTGCTCCGCGCTCGCCCTGGTCGAGGGACCGGCCGACGAGCCCGAGCGCCTCATCCTCGGTGCAGTGCACCGCCCGGCGATGGGCTACACCTGGTTCGGTGGCCCGGACACCGCCCCCGTGCGCGACGGAAAGCCGCTGGCGCGCCTCGAGGAGCGCCCGCTCGCCGAGCTGAGCCTGGCGACCTACATCCACCCGACCTGGCTTGCCGACGCCGCGGTGCGCGACGTCTGGCTGTCCGTGGCCGGTGCGCCGGCCACCCTGCGGATGCTGGGCGCCGGTTCCGTGGACCTGGCCGGGGTGGCCGAGGGTCGCGTGGGTGCCTGGCTACAGCACTCGGTCCCGGCCTGGGACTGGCTGCCGGGCAAGGCCCTCGTCGAGGGCGTGGGCGGGGCCGCCCGCCAGGTCGAGGCCGGCGGCGTGGTCTGGTCCGTCGCGGGCAACCGGCGCGTCGTCGATGAGATCGAGGAGCTGCTGCGCGGCGCGCGGTGA
- a CDS encoding S1 family peptidase, whose amino-acid sequence MRPAVRALSAATAALITVGGLLPTAQAAEQPGAVEQARTALAERGVATAPLDPAVAAAVDGAVADAQAAGEQATAGFDAAASDAQAAGEQARGAIDDAAAGAVAGISDAAADAGFPGVPAPGLAYELIPDPHGEGPNYHWSNDPVDQVLAGKLPGSGPVLHRAPGSYFDAAPVPPEAVAAAERGHALMGAGTPIYVGDDSMCTLTAVGTDAQGRKVGLTAGHCGEVGEPVYSADARGVGAAGTVVAKDPEYDYAVVELGSNAELTDNYGGVKVNGVGGMSAGPGTQLCKQGVATGYTCGMTWYAQPGFAITQVCAGAGDSGAPVLQDGRVVGSVTGGMLPFYEISCRTPLQGPLFMPTLVSPIAPAVDSLNRTDASRPGAGFTAYRR is encoded by the coding sequence ATGCGTCCCGCCGTCCGTGCCCTGTCCGCCGCCACCGCGGCCCTGATCACCGTCGGGGGCCTGCTCCCCACCGCGCAGGCCGCGGAGCAGCCGGGCGCGGTCGAGCAGGCACGGACCGCCCTCGCCGAGCGCGGCGTTGCCACCGCGCCCCTGGACCCGGCCGTGGCGGCCGCGGTGGACGGTGCCGTCGCCGACGCGCAGGCCGCCGGCGAGCAGGCCACCGCCGGTTTTGACGCCGCCGCCTCCGATGCGCAGGCCGCCGGCGAGCAGGCACGCGGCGCGATTGACGACGCCGCGGCGGGCGCCGTGGCAGGTATCTCCGACGCCGCCGCGGACGCCGGTTTCCCCGGGGTGCCCGCCCCGGGCCTGGCCTACGAGCTGATCCCGGACCCGCACGGCGAGGGCCCGAACTACCACTGGTCCAACGACCCGGTCGACCAGGTGCTCGCCGGCAAGCTCCCCGGCTCCGGGCCGGTGCTGCACCGCGCGCCGGGCAGCTACTTCGACGCCGCCCCGGTCCCGCCGGAGGCCGTCGCCGCGGCGGAGCGCGGCCACGCGCTGATGGGCGCGGGCACCCCGATCTACGTCGGCGACGACTCGATGTGCACCCTGACGGCGGTGGGCACCGACGCGCAGGGCCGCAAGGTCGGCCTGACCGCCGGGCACTGCGGCGAGGTCGGCGAGCCCGTCTACTCCGCCGACGCGCGGGGCGTGGGCGCGGCCGGCACCGTGGTCGCCAAGGACCCCGAGTACGACTACGCCGTCGTCGAGCTCGGCTCGAACGCCGAGCTGACCGACAACTACGGCGGGGTCAAGGTCAACGGTGTCGGCGGCATGAGCGCGGGCCCGGGCACCCAGCTGTGCAAGCAGGGCGTGGCCACCGGCTACACCTGCGGGATGACCTGGTACGCCCAGCCCGGCTTCGCGATCACCCAGGTCTGCGCCGGCGCTGGCGACTCCGGCGCCCCGGTGCTCCAGGACGGCCGCGTGGTCGGCTCGGTGACCGGCGGGATGCTGCCCTTCTACGAGATCTCCTGCCGCACCCCGCTGCAGGGCCCGCTGTTCATGCCGACGCTGGTCAGCCCGATCGCCCCGGCCGTCGACTCGCTCAACCGCACCGACGCCTCGCGCCCCGGCGCCGGCTTCACCGCCTACCGCCGTTAG
- a CDS encoding alpha/beta hydrolase-fold protein: MRIDEAAVLEAAETGATDVADLLERAARGGTPLYDPRTCRATFLWRARPEVQAVHLRVNRVTEKDDFERGLMRRVGQTGWWIRTLELAPTLRASYGFVEYTDPAEARPLIPGEGMPPVLADPHGAGPVIPYEPVAPAASAGRPGARPAVRTGHSVFSGPLAPAAPEWDGPVPSTPATHHPEAVHPAATTGASAIEPDGEIAGVPLFRHHPGSRPEARLLLFDAEDWFLRLDLPRALAVAGLDVEVIGVGHRDRETRMRTLRGNTDFLTAVLDATVADKDPAVPLIVAGQSLGGLSALLALLERPGAVDAVIAQSPSVWWWPGRACSPRDLDAHRVDWLAARFTAAEPQTARVVLGVGTREGLMLPKTHTLAHVMAARGWDARVRVWDGGHDLACWRHDLIDALLEVLDQ, encoded by the coding sequence GTGAGAATCGACGAGGCCGCGGTCCTCGAGGCGGCCGAGACGGGTGCGACCGATGTGGCGGACCTGCTCGAGCGGGCCGCACGCGGCGGCACCCCGCTGTATGACCCGCGGACCTGCCGGGCGACCTTCCTCTGGCGGGCGCGCCCCGAGGTGCAGGCGGTCCACCTGCGCGTCAACCGCGTCACCGAGAAGGACGACTTCGAGCGCGGGTTGATGCGCCGGGTCGGTCAGACCGGCTGGTGGATCCGGACCCTCGAGCTGGCGCCGACGCTGCGCGCCTCCTACGGGTTCGTCGAGTACACCGACCCCGCCGAGGCGAGGCCGCTCATCCCGGGCGAGGGAATGCCGCCGGTCCTCGCCGACCCGCACGGCGCCGGCCCCGTCATCCCGTATGAGCCGGTGGCGCCCGCAGCGTCGGCCGGTCGGCCGGGTGCCCGTCCCGCGGTGCGCACCGGACATTCCGTCTTCTCCGGTCCGCTCGCACCCGCGGCCCCGGAGTGGGACGGTCCGGTCCCGTCCACCCCGGCCACGCACCACCCGGAGGCGGTGCACCCGGCGGCGACCACCGGGGCGTCGGCAATCGAACCCGACGGCGAGATCGCCGGGGTGCCGCTCTTCCGCCACCACCCGGGCAGCCGGCCCGAGGCGCGGCTGCTCCTCTTCGACGCCGAGGACTGGTTCCTGCGCCTCGACCTGCCGCGCGCCCTGGCCGTGGCGGGCCTGGACGTCGAGGTGATCGGCGTCGGCCACCGCGACCGGGAGACCCGCATGCGCACGCTGCGCGGCAACACGGACTTCCTCACCGCCGTGCTCGACGCGACGGTCGCCGACAAGGACCCCGCCGTGCCCCTCATCGTCGCCGGCCAGTCGCTCGGCGGGCTCTCCGCGCTGCTGGCGCTACTCGAACGCCCCGGTGCGGTCGACGCGGTGATCGCGCAGTCGCCGTCGGTGTGGTGGTGGCCCGGTCGGGCCTGCAGCCCGCGCGACCTCGACGCCCACCGCGTCGACTGGCTGGCCGCCCGCTTCACCGCCGCCGAACCGCAGACCGCACGGGTGGTGCTCGGCGTGGGCACCAGGGAGGGGCTGATGCTGCCCAAGACGCACACCCTCGCGCACGTCATGGCGGCGCGCGGCTGGGACGCGCGGGTGCGTGTCTGGGACGGCGGCCACGACCTGGCATGCTGGCGCCACGACCTCATCGACGCGCTGCTGGAGGTGCTCGACCAATGA
- the ftsE gene encoding cell division ATP-binding protein FtsE, whose translation MITFDNVTKVYPTSTRPALNNVSIEIDKGEFVFLIGPSGSGKSTFLQLMIREENVSSGDIYLGDFHVNKLRGKQVNQLRRRIGYVFQDFRLLPKLNVYDNVKFALEVIGTRRERIDKAVPEILEMVGLAAKSTRMPGELSGGEQQRVAIARAFVNRPLVLLADEPTGNLDPETSDEILTLLSQINRTGTTVVMSTHNARAVNDMRRRVIELHLGDLVRDDEHGVYGTVN comes from the coding sequence GTGATCACGTTCGACAACGTCACCAAGGTGTACCCGACCTCGACGCGCCCCGCCCTCAACAACGTCTCCATCGAGATCGACAAGGGCGAGTTCGTCTTCCTCATCGGACCGTCCGGCTCGGGCAAGTCGACCTTCCTGCAGCTGATGATCCGCGAGGAGAACGTCAGCTCCGGCGACATCTACCTGGGCGACTTCCACGTCAACAAGCTGCGCGGCAAGCAGGTCAACCAGCTGCGCCGCCGCATCGGCTACGTCTTCCAGGACTTCCGCCTGCTGCCCAAGCTCAACGTCTACGACAACGTGAAGTTCGCGCTCGAGGTCATCGGGACCCGCCGCGAACGGATCGACAAGGCGGTCCCGGAGATTCTCGAGATGGTCGGCCTGGCCGCCAAGTCGACCCGCATGCCCGGCGAGCTCTCCGGCGGTGAGCAGCAGCGCGTCGCCATCGCCAGGGCCTTCGTCAACCGCCCCCTGGTGCTGCTGGCCGACGAGCCGACGGGCAACCTCGACCCGGAGACCTCCGACGAGATCCTGACCCTGCTCTCGCAGATCAACCGCACCGGCACCACCGTCGTCATGTCCACCCACAACGCCCGCGCGGTCAACGACATGCGCCGCCGCGTCATCGAGCTGCACCTCGGCGACCTGGTGCGCGACGACGAGCACGGCGTCTACGGCACGGTCAACTGA